CAGGACGACCGCCTGTGCCAGCCGCGTGACGACCCCCTCCGTCGGCGCGGTTCGTGCGATGGCGCGGGCCGCGGCCGCCACCGCCAGCCCGAGTGCCACGAACAGCACCGGCACCAGCGGCATCAGGTAGCGGCCGTCCAGCATCGGGCGGTACTTGCCGCTGAAGGCCGGCGGCAGCGCGACGGCCAGCAGGACGCCGCCCACCAGCCACCAGGATCGCTGCCTGATCGCCACGCCCAGGCCAGCCAGCACCAGACCCGCCGTCAACGCGATCCACGGGTCGGCCAGGTAGGCGATGGTCTGGTGGCGGTCTTCCAGCGCGCCGCTCACCAGGCGCACCGTCGAGATGCCGAGCTGCTCCAGGTTATTCACGTAGACGCCGTGGTCTGCCGCTTCGCCAGCGTCCTGATCGGCGTCGAGGTAGCGCTTCTGCTTGCTCTCGACATCGGCGATCACCTCGAAGCGGCTGGTGACGTGGTAGTACAGCAGGCTGCTGTACCCGACCAGTACCAGGGCCACGGCCATGACCGGCCAGCGGGTCCGGAGCCATGCCGGCCGCATCAGCAGCGCGCCGAGCGCCGCGCCAACCAGCAACGGAGCAGCGGTCGGGTGGGTCTGGAGCGCCAGCCCCGAGAGCAGCCCGCCAGCCGCCAGCAGCCGCCCACCCCGGGCCAGCCCATCGAGCGTCAGCCCATCGAGCGTCAGCCCATCCCGCCCGGAGACGCGCACCGCCCGCGCCACCAGCCAGAGCGCCGTGGTCGAGACCAGCGGCGTCAGCGAGTGCGACAGCGCGACGTGGCTGGTGATCACCGTGTGCGCGCCAGAGGTCGCCAGGAACCCGGCTGCCGCCAGCCCGGCGAGCCGCCCACCGACCTCGCGGCCTAGCAGGTAGGTCGGCACGATGGTCAGCGTGCCCAACGCCCAGACCAGGATCTGCGTCGCCTCCAGGCTCGGCCCAAAGACCTTGTAGACCAGCGCCAGCAGCCAGAGGAACGGTCCGCCCAGGTACGGCGCGGAGTCCGCGAAGTAGAACGCCCGCCCCTGCGCCATGTCGAGCGCCATCATGATGGTGTCGCCGACGGACGGGAACTGCGGCGAGAGCAGCAGGTGCGGCCAGCGGACCGAGCCTGCCAGCCCCGCCAGCATGCCGATCAGCAGCACGTCGGCCCAGACGCCGACAGCAGTCAGGCCAGCTACCCGCCCGAGCAGCCGTTCCAGAGGAGACGTCGCCAGCGCCGGGCGTGCCGTCACCGAGCGTGCGGGAGAGATCGCCATGCCGATGTACTCCAGGCGTCCTGAGTCTCGACCCGGCAGTGCTCTCGACAGTGCGAGCATCACTGGATCGGACGCGACGGCTCAGCCGGTGCTGACGGGGGTGGGCATGACGAGCCGCAAGCTGCCGTCTGTCGATGACGGTGCAGGAGTAGAACGGACGAGCAGCGACAGCCGCAAGACTTTCGCGACGAAATGGCCGTCCCGGCGCCGCGCAAACAGGATGAGTTCGCGTGCTTCTTACCAGCATCACCGCCGCGCCACTCGAAGGGGCTTGACGAAACACGGCCAACATGAACGGACGATGAAGGATCAAGGTGTCAATCTGCCGACATTTCGGCCAACCTGACCCTGGCAGCCTCGATGTTGGGGGGAAAGCGTCGCATGCGCGTGGTGATGCGGCCGCCGGTGTGCTGTCGTTGCGCGACAGTGCTACTATCGGGCTGCGCGCACTGCCGCCCGCATCAGTTGCACTCTGGCGTGGTTGGCGCGGCGGTGTTGCCGGCACCTCACTGGGGAGTAGCCCGGATGGCGACACCGACGTCGAACCCGCCCACAGACGCGCAGGCCGCGCGTGTCGGTGTTGCTCCTGAACCGGCCCCCACCGCGACCAATGGCCATGCGACGGGTGCACCGACGGCCAGTCCGCCTCCCGCGGCCGGCGCTGCGTCCGCCCGGCCAGCCGGCCCGGCTGTCGCGCCGACCCTGCACGGACGCGGTGGCCCGGAGATCGAGTCGGCAGCCGCCTTCCGCGCGAAGACCCGCGCCCGCCGCAAGCGCTTCCTGCTCCTGCTCCCGATCCTGGCCATCGCGCTCTGCGCCGTCGTCGTGTTTGGCTACCGCTACTGGTACCAGCACACCTACTTCGTCTGGACCGAGAACGCTTCGGTGACCGGCGATCTGGTGCAGGTCGGCTCGCTCAACGCCGGGCGCATCGTGGCGACTCGCGTGGACGTCGGGCGGCCGGTCCAGGCGGGTCAAGAGATCGCCGTCGTGGCGATGCCCCAGGATGTCGGAAGCGGTGGCATGGGCGCGGCTCCGCGCCTGGGGATCACTGGCTCGACTGACACGCTGGTGCCCGTCTACTCGCCGCTGACAGGCGTCGTGGCGGCGCGGACCGGGTTCGTGGGCGGGACGGTCACCGCCGGCCAGCCGATCTACTCGCTGGTGGATCCGCGCCAGGTCTGGATTCGCGCCAA
The Chloroflexota bacterium genome window above contains:
- a CDS encoding HlyD family secretion protein; this translates as MATPTSNPPTDAQAARVGVAPEPAPTATNGHATGAPTASPPPAAGAASARPAGPAVAPTLHGRGGPEIESAAAFRAKTRARRKRFLLLLPILAIALCAVVVFGYRYWYQHTYFVWTENASVTGDLVQVGSLNAGRIVATRVDVGRPVQAGQEIAVVAMPQDVGSGGMGAAPRLGITGSTDTLVPVYSPLTGVVAARTGFVGGTVTAGQPIYSLVDPRQVWIRANIEEAMAWRVEVGQVAEIHVDALNRDFIGQVDAITPASAATFSLLPTNNASGNFTKVTQYVPVKIVVDTRGVMLPLGTSVEVTIRVREPRSEYPLPWEP